In a single window of the Flavobacterium sp. W4I14 genome:
- a CDS encoding hypothetical protein (product_source=Hypo-rule applied; cath_funfam=3.90.226.10; pfam=PF03572; superfamily=52096) produces the protein MKTNNNNHIVNSILIKSVIFLLILSACSSCEKERLIYTNEDEIVSPTTGTRTEFTLDSIFLYAKQVYLWNDVLPGYSTFKPREKYGNIQSEIGALRNELFDISQFKINLVTGKPFEISNYSNVPKYSYLQLGRSTGGGARAGILNGAAVLANRIIHDEDKVITYIALGTFPALSSAKSKLDQVFNEMLTDKPTYLILDLRTNGGGYVETAEYVANLIAPGTLNGKIMYTEQFNSTLQNGKATILRHQPYLDENGKTVIYNGRLATLADVDYTENGNTYRFSKKGGLETIKDIYVIVSGETASASELLINCLKPYFNVKLIGEKTYGKPVGFFGINIDQYNVYLSSFRIKNAQGWSDYFNGMEPDLNVVGSSNPILGDPEEICLKAALSAISGRIQIVPKKTASISKGNVVAQSSVLSTQNNAGMIENRLRLNIN, from the coding sequence TTGAAAACTAACAACAATAATCATATTGTAAATAGCATATTAATAAAATCTGTTATTTTCTTATTAATTCTATCGGCATGTTCCTCTTGCGAAAAAGAGCGACTAATTTACACAAACGAGGATGAAATTGTTTCGCCCACCACAGGCACAAGGACTGAATTTACACTCGATTCCATTTTTTTATATGCTAAACAGGTTTATTTATGGAATGATGTTTTGCCTGGTTATAGTACTTTTAAGCCAAGAGAAAAGTATGGTAATATCCAGTCAGAAATAGGTGCACTTAGAAATGAACTTTTTGATATTTCCCAATTTAAAATTAACCTGGTAACGGGCAAACCATTCGAAATTTCGAATTATAGTAATGTACCTAAATATTCGTATCTGCAATTGGGACGAAGTACAGGTGGAGGTGCCCGTGCTGGCATACTAAATGGCGCAGCTGTTTTAGCTAACCGAATTATCCACGATGAAGATAAAGTTATTACCTATATAGCTTTGGGAACTTTTCCAGCTTTAAGTAGTGCTAAATCAAAGCTTGATCAGGTTTTTAATGAAATGCTGACTGATAAACCTACCTATCTCATTTTAGATTTGCGTACTAATGGTGGCGGCTATGTAGAAACCGCCGAATATGTTGCGAATTTAATTGCGCCTGGTACACTAAACGGAAAAATAATGTACACGGAACAATTTAATTCCACGCTCCAAAACGGTAAGGCGACAATTTTGCGTCATCAACCCTATCTGGACGAGAATGGAAAAACTGTAATTTATAACGGACGTTTGGCTACATTGGCCGATGTTGATTATACCGAAAATGGTAATACTTATAGATTTAGCAAAAAAGGAGGATTGGAAACTATTAAAGATATCTATGTGATCGTATCAGGCGAAACTGCATCGGCCAGTGAATTATTGATCAATTGCTTAAAACCTTATTTCAATGTGAAGCTGATAGGTGAAAAGACTTATGGAAAACCGGTTGGTTTCTTTGGGATTAATATAGATCAATATAATGTTTATCTGAGCAGCTTCCGAATTAAAAATGCACAAGGATGGTCTGATTACTTTAATGGAATGGAACCAGATTTAAATGTTGTTGGATCTAGTAATCCAATATTAGGTGATCCTGAAGAAATATGTTTAAAAGCTGCGCTTTCAGCAATTAGCGGTAGAATACAGATCGTGCCAAAAAAAACTGCCAGCATTTCAAAAGGAAATGTAGTCGCACAATCTTCAGTGCTTAGTACTCAAAATAATGCTGGCATGATCGAAAACCGACTTAGATTAAACATTAATTGA
- a CDS encoding transcriptional regulator with XRE-family HTH domain (product_source=COG1396; cath_funfam=1.10.260.40; cog=COG1396; pfam=PF01381; smart=SM00530; superfamily=47413) — translation MLDIGITLRRYRDRYNYTQQYVADVIGISRVAYRKWENNAVDFSLSQLNKIAELYGISIHEIIVQSDFKKNKIISLQQNRRQYY, via the coding sequence ATGTTAGACATAGGGATTACCTTAAGAAGGTACAGAGACAGATACAATTATACACAACAATACGTTGCTGATGTTATCGGAATAAGCAGGGTTGCTTACAGAAAGTGGGAAAATAATGCGGTAGATTTTTCATTATCCCAATTAAATAAAATTGCCGAATTATATGGTATATCGATCCACGAGATCATCGTGCAATCTGATTTTAAAAAGAACAAAATAATTTCTCTCCAACAAAACAGACGTCAATATTATTGA
- a CDS encoding hypothetical protein (product_source=Hypo-rule applied) — translation MNDNKGLSKLVNKMCLFVMDLIYREKIMIPVNGLNLVKS, via the coding sequence ATGAATGATAATAAGGGATTGTCAAAATTAGTAAATAAAATGTGTTTATTTGTTATGGATTTAATTTATAGGGAAAAAATAATGATTCCTGTAAATGGTTTGAATTTAGTTAAATCTTGA